Proteins found in one Lates calcarifer isolate ASB-BC8 linkage group LG8, TLL_Latcal_v3, whole genome shotgun sequence genomic segment:
- the gabra4 gene encoding gamma-aminobutyric acid receptor subunit alpha-4: protein MVSAKKKEMVTAMCPAAFIRTLFYFFCLATCVKKISGQTRKDERIYPENFTRILDRLLDGYDNRLRPGFGGPVTEVKTDIYVTSFGPVSDVEMEYTMDVFFRQTWVDRRLMYEGPIEILRLNNLMVTKVWTPDTFFRNGKKSVAHNMTAPNKLFRIMKNGTILYTMRLTISAECPMKLVDFPMDGHACPLKFGSYAYPKTEMIYTWTKGPQHSVEVPPESSSLVQYDLIGQTVSSETIKSITGEYVVMTVYFHLKRKMGYFMIQTYIPCIMTVILSQVSFWINKESVPARTVFGITTVLTMTTLSISARHSLPKVSYATAMDWFIAVCFAFVFSALIEFAAVNYFTQAQIERAKKKPAKCPPVPQTTPVKVKDTEEVLQQNPDTNGNLRKRMNYISHQESSSHQRAQSTTSIPGVGRARPLRPLASGANGSSSTLSRSSPKSESLLSVASSSAQLVKSTPQAAASTPDVMAGTPCKQNTTTTSSSSLQHLLGPKLERIQMMGNKLELKQTPCSQPTTAGMGGTSKIDKYARILFPVSFGAFNMVYWVVYLSKDTMVAKGG, encoded by the exons ATGGTTTCTGCCAAGAAGAAGGAGATGGTGACAGCGATGTGCCCCGCCGCTTTTATTCGGACCCTCTTCTACTTTTTCTGTTTGGCGACTTG TGTAAAGAAAATCTCTGGGCAGACAAGAAAGGATGAAAGGATCTATCCGGAGAATTTTACTCGCATTTTAGATCGACTTCTGGACGGCTATGACAACAGGCTACGACCTGGATTCGGAG GTCCTGTGACTGAGGTCAAGACAGACATTTATGTGACAAGTTTTGGGCCTGTTTCAGATGTTGAAATG GAGTACACAATGGACGTATTCTTTCGCCAGACGTGGGTTGACCGAAGGTTGATGTATGAGGGCCCCATAGAGATTTTAAGGCTGAACAACCTGATGGTGACTAAGGTGTGGACACCAGACACCTTCTTCAGGAACGGCAAGAAGTCGGTGGCTCACAACATGACGGCCCCCAACAAGCTCTTCCGCATCATGAAGAATGGCACCATCCTCTACACCATGAG GTTGACCATCAGTGCTGAGTGTCCAATGAAGCTTGTGGACTTCCCCATGGATGGACATGCATGCCCTCTCAAATTTGGAAGCT ATGCCTATCCTAAAACGGAGATGATCTATACCTGGACCAAAGGGCCTCAGCATTCAGTGGAGGTCCCCCCTGAGTCCTCCAGCCTCGTTCAGTATGATCTCATCGGCCAGACGGTCTCCAGTGAAACGATTAAATCCATCACAG GTGAATATGTGGTGATGACGGTCTACTTCCACTTGAAACGTAAAATGGGCTACTTCATGATACAGACGTATATCCCCTGCATAATGACAGTAATCCTCTCCCAAGTGTCCTTCTGGATAAATAAAGAATCAGTCCCGGCGCGCACAGTCTTCG GCATTACCACTGTCCTGACCATGACGACACTCAGTATCAGCGCTCGCCACTCCCTCCCCAAGGTCTCCTATGCCACTGCGATGGACTGGTTCATCGCTGTCTGCTTTGCCTTTGTCTTCTCTGCCCTAATTGAGTTCGCTGCTGTAAACTACTTCACCCAAGCGCAGATCGAGCGGGCCAAAAAGAAGCCAGCCAAATGTCCCCCGGTGCCCCAAACCACGCCTGTCAAGGTCAAGGACACAGAGGAAGTGCTGCag caAAATCCTGACACCAACGGTAACCTGAGAAAGCGGATGAATTACATTTCCCACCAGGAGTCGAGCAGCCACCAGAGAGCCCAGTCCACCACCAGCATTCCAGGCGTAGGAAGAGCCAGACCGCTGCGACCTTTAGCCAGTGGAGCCAACGGCagctcctccaccctctcccgCTCCAGCCCCAAGTCTGAGAGTCTGCTCAGCGTGGCCTCGTCCTCTGCCCAGCTGGTGAAGAGTACGCCTCAGGCTGCTGCTTCCACGCCAGACGTGATGGCGGGGACACCATGCAAACagaacaccaccaccaccagctcctCGTCTCTGCAGCATCTGCTGGGGCCCAAGCTGGAGCGCATCCAGATGATGGGGAACAAGCTGGAGCTAAAGCAGACGCCGTGCTCCCAGCCCACCACTGCTGGTATGGGTGGAACCAGCAAAATTGACAAATACGCACGGATCCTGTTCCCGGTGTCCTTTGGGGCATTTAACATGGTGTACTGGGTGGTTTACTTATCAAAGGACACAATGGTGGCTAAAGGTGGCTAG